A part of Helicoverpa zea isolate HzStark_Cry1AcR chromosome 17, ilHelZeax1.1, whole genome shotgun sequence genomic DNA contains:
- the LOC124638512 gene encoding tyrosine-protein kinase receptor torso-like, whose product MYYKKFEHYLILSLIKQITMTLYVSAKPIDFGQKNILFSDYQLENLANEVCNDLELIINVTAKTCRSNYRAPDWSKPINSTTVSVRCLTRHSIRFDIEPSQHYQLVALVPQLNNDSSSGITYINYSIIQPSEHQGQISTTPQRNYTIWSAVLKDGSPIEWLGGDKVPSYNSSMEHRRYDIKPAFPLKTQDSTLTGRFSWNRIGDYDACFDVANSCVKTKFQSTKVGPISRDNDPEVEFEVQPNDECSIRVTGLYGSTDFQYVTPPCDESQCPQNAEEIQPEIPDNITIVAIKDISGTWDVYVFWQKPQLFPDYYNVTVHAANTRTVIVPGNETETVVKGVEGDEGLIYEVLMYSKIGRWEGHTSRRAALPSTKEARGAGGGGASGAALGAACAAAAALALLCRCRWGRQRVAVPPYKPDDKPSKDGDTEVLEVWSESEDRWEVRADKLVLHEVIGEGAFGVVRRATLAPHSTPVAVKMLKDFPSLDEIRSFRSEMELMKSVGVHPHLVSLVGCCSGRRPLIIVEYCSRGDLLSYLRCTWDVMLSKRNAKYYNNNIDVSDYRNDLFKCKAQMESSKLVVNKLYELQEICDKELTALDLLSFCRQIAMGMEFLAANRVVHRDLAARNILVTADRTLKIADFGLSRDVYEENQYKQKGNGKMPVKWMALESLTRRIYTTQSDVWSFGVVAWEVASLGGAPYAGVPGARLPRLLRGGYRLPRPAHCSPLLYDIMLSCWRAHPRDRPTFAELHQRLDELLNSACANQYLSLEIDADDAPPTPKHHRYIKMLMRGKRGWTRGESYERPLKAPHANHYTTPPDSLSAHPA is encoded by the exons ACTGCGAAGACCTGTAGGAGTAACTATCGGG CGCCAGACTGGAGTAAGCCAATAAACTCGACAACGGTGAGCGTGCGCTGCCTCACGCGACATAGCATCAGGTTCGACATCGAACCCTCGCAGCACTACCAGCTCGTCGCCCTCGTCCCGCAGTTGAACAACGATAGCAGTTCCGGGATTACCTAT ATAAACTACAGTATTATACAGCCATCTGAACACCAGGGGCAGATAAGCACAACTCCTCAAAGAAACTACACGATTTGGAGCGCAGTACTCAAAGATGGGTCTCCGATAGAATGGCTAGGGGGTGACAAAGTGCCATCCTACAATAGTTCTATGGAACACAGAAGATATGACATCAAACCAGCCTTTCCTCTTAAGACGCAAGACTCCACTCTTACTGGACGCTTTTCTTGGAACAGAATTGGTG ATTACGACGCATGCTTCGACGTCGCCAATTCTTGTGTAAAAACCAAATTCCAGTCCACTAAAGTTGgg CCCATTAGCAGAGACAACGACCCAGAGGTAGAGTTTGAGGTGCAGCCGAATGACGAGTGCAGTATCAGAGTGACGGGGCTATATGGGTCTACCGACTTTCAATACGTCACGCCTCCCTGCGATGAGTCTCAGTGTCCACAAA ATGCAGAGGAAATACAACCAGAGATTCCTGATAACATAACAATCGTGGCAATTAAAGACATCAGTGGCACCTGGGATGTGTACGTCTTCTGGCAGAAACCACAGCTCTTTCCTGACTATTACAATGTGACTGTGCACGCAGCAAATACACGCACTGTCATCGTACCAGGG AATGAAACGGAAACAGTGGTCAAAGGTGTGGAGGGCGATGAAGGTTTAATATATGAAGTCCTAATGTACTCCAAGATTGGGAGGTGGGAGGGCCACACGAGCAGAAGAGCTGCCTTGCCTA GCACAAAGgaggcgcggggcgcgggcggcgggggcGCGAGTggcgcggcgctgggcgcggcgtGCGCGGCCGCAGCCGCTCTGGCGCTGCTGTGTCGCTGTCGGTGGGGCCGGCAACGAGTGGCTGTTCCTCCTTACAAGCCG GACGACAAACCTTCGAAAGATGGCGACACAGAGGTACTCGAAGTGTGGAGCGAGTCGGAGGACCGGTGGGAGGTGCGCGCCGACAAGCTGGTACTGCACGAGGTCATCGGGGAGGGAGCCTTCGGCGTCGTGCGCAGGGCCACGCTCGCGCCACACTCCACGCCCGTCGCTGTTAAGATGCTAAAAG ATTTCCCATCGCTCGACGAGATCAGGTCGTTCCGTTCGGAAATGGAGCTGATGAAGAGCGTGGGCGTGCACCCGCACCTCGTGAGCCTGGTGGGCTGCTGCAGCGGCAGGAGACCGCTCATCATTGTCGAGTACTGCAGTCGAGGAGATTTGCTCAGTTACTTGCG atgcACATGGGATGTAATGTTATCCAAACGCAACGCAAAATACTACAACAACAACATAGATGTTTCTGACTACAGAAACGACTTATTCAAGTGTAAAGCGCAGATGGAGAGCTCCAAACTTGTCGTGAATAAACTGTATGAGCTTCAAGAGATTTGCGACAAGGAACTGACGGCGTTAGACCTTCTATCTTTCTGCCGTCAAATAGCTATGGGAATGGAGTTCCTAGCTGCTAACCGGGTCGTTCATAGAGATTTAGCGGCAAGGAATATATTAGTGACAGCTGACAGGACGCTGAAGATTGCAGACTTCGGGCTGTCAAGGGATGTTTATGAAGAGAATCAGTATAAGCAGAAGGGTAATGGAAAAATGCCTGTTAAGTGGATGGCCTTGGAGTCGCTGACGAGAAGGATATATACTACGCAAAGTGATGT CTGGTCTTTCGGCGTGGTAGCATGGGAGGTGGCGTCACTAGGAGGTGCGCCATACGCAGGAGTGCCGGGAGCTCGTCTGCCGCGGCTGCTGCGTGGAGGCTACCGCTTGCCAAGACCTGCACACTGCAGTCCACTTCT TTACGACATAATGCTATCCTGCTGGCGCGCGCACCCCCGCGACCGGCCGACCTTTGCAGAGCTGCATCAACGACTGGATGAGCTACTCAACAGCGCATGCGCCAACCAATACCTCTCGCTAGAGATAGACGCAGACGACGCGCCGCCCACGCCGAAGCACCATCGATATATTAAGATGCTTATGAG AGGCAAGCGCGGCTGGACTCGAGGCGAATCATACGAGCGTCCCCTAAAAGCCCCACATGCCAACCACTACACCACGCCACCAGACTCGCTCAGCGCGCATCCTGCGTGA